In Corylus avellana chromosome ca2, CavTom2PMs-1.0, the following proteins share a genomic window:
- the LOC132168839 gene encoding putative F-box/LRR-repeat protein 23, with amino-acid sequence MDPIPDLSDEFPNWLELPRDVTASILLRLGAVEILTSAQMVCSPWRNLCKDPSMWRAIDMGNNNHWNDDELNTICRDAVDRSCGQLVDINLEYFGTDKLLRHIADGSSQLKRLRLVHCYYDISDEGLSEVAAKLPLLEELAISYCPFSKEALKAVGRSCPLLKSLKFNNQDYGLPRIECDEEALAIAENMPRLRHLQLFGNNLTNDGLQAILDGCPHLESFDLRQCFSVKLTGNLERRCAQQIKNLRLPHDSTDDYEFGAELDGYGSFDDDYPSGSSDIDHLSHSDYYEFSDGSNFSDLYDSDYDYDDYYDRNQNFNYGDFYLD; translated from the exons ATGGACCCTATTCCTGACCTCTCTGACGAGTTCCCCAACTGGCTGGAGCTGCCCCGGGACGTGACGGCGTCGATCCTGCTGAGACTGGGCGCCGTCGAGATCCTGACGAGCGCGCAGATGGTGTGCTCGCCGTGGCGCAACCTCTGCAAGGACCCGTCGATGTGGCGCGCCATCGACATGGGCAACAACAACCACTGGAATGACGACGAACTCAATACGATTTGCCGCGACGCCGTCGATCGCAGCTGCGGCCAGTTGGTCGATATAAACCTCGAGTACTTCGGCACCGACAAGCTCCTCAGGCACATCGCtgatgg TTCAAGTCAGCTCAAACGCCTGCGGCTTGTACATTGCTATTATGACATTTCGGATGAGGGGTTGAGTGAAGTGGCTGCAAAACTTCCATTACTAGAGGAGCTTGCCATTTCATACTGTCCATTTTCAAAAGAAGCTCTGAAAGCTGTGGGCCGCAGTTGCCCTCTTCTGAAGTCACTCAAATTCAACAACCAGGATTATGGACTTCCTCGCATAGAGTGTGATGAGGAGGCACTTGCTATTGCAGAGAACATGCCCAGATTGCGCCACCTCCAGCTTTTCGGAAATAACCTGACTAATGACGGCTTGCAGGCCATCCTTGACGGTTGTCCTCACCTTGAATCATTTGACCTACGGCAATGTTTCAGTGTCAAACTGACAGGGAATTTGGAAAGAAGATGTGCTCAACAGATTAAAAACTTGCGTCTTCCCCATGATTCCACTGATGACTATGAATTTGGTGCTGAACTTGATGGTTATGGTTCTTTTGATGATGACTACCCATCTGGGTCGTCGGACATAGATCATTTGTCTCATTCTGACTATTATGAATTCTCAGATGGCAGCAATTTCTCCGACCTCTATGACTCCGACTATGACTACGATGACTACTATGAcagaaatcaaaattttaactaTGGAGATTTTTATCTTGACTAG
- the LOC132168838 gene encoding putative F-box/LRR-repeat protein 23 — MDSAPDPADEFRNWLVLPRNVTVSILLRLGAIEILKSAQMVCSPWHSLCKDPSMWRAIDMRNSGNHLEFPNFQKMCRHAVDRSCGHLVDINVEYFGTDDLLRHIADSSSQLKRLRLVHCNDISDEGLSQAAAKLELLEELAISYCPFSKEALKAVGRCCPLLKSLKFNSRVQRNGDYDGEALTIAENMSELLRLQLFGNLLTNDGLQAILDGCPRLESLDLRRCFNLILAGDLGRRCSEQIKGLRLPHDSIDDYEFNDCCSFVNVSGGFSDIEHANVSGGSKFFDFSYINYYDEDCHDYDHNYDDDYDDGHIDIEYFEAYDDPNND, encoded by the exons ATGGACTCTGCTCCTGACCCCGCAGACGAGTTCCGCAACTGGCTGGTGCTGCCCCGGAACGTGACGGTGTCGATCCTGCTGAGACTAGGAGCCATTGAGATCCTGAAGAGCGCGCAGATGGTGTGCTCCCCGTGGCACAGCCTCTGCAAGGATCCTTCGATGTGGCGCGCCATCGACATGCGCAACTCCGGCAACCACTTGGAGTTCCCCAACTTCCAGAAGATGTGCCGCCACGCGGTCGATCGCAGCTGCGGCCACTTGGTCGATATCAACGTCGAGTACTTCGGCACCGACGATCTCCTCAGGCACATCGCCGACag TTCAAGTCAGCTCAAACGCCTTCGGCTTGTGCATTGCAATGACATCTCAGACGAGGGATTGAGTCAAGCGGCTGCAAAACTTGAATTACTAGAGGAACTTGCCATTTCATACTGTCCCTTTTCAAAAGAAGCTCTCAAAGCTGTGGGTCGCTGTTGCCCTCTTCTGAAATCACTCAAATTCAACAGCCGGGTGCAGAGGAATGGAGATTATGATGGGGAGGCACTTACTATAGCAGAGAACATGAGTGAATTGCTCCGCCTCCAGCTTTTTGGAAATTTGCTCACTAATGACGGCTTGCAGGCCATCCTTGATGGTTGTCCTCGCCTTGAATCGCTTGACCTACGCCGATGTTTCAATCTCATTCTGGCTGGGGATTTGGGAAGAAGATGTTCTGAACAGATTAAAGGCTTGCGTCTTCCCCATGATTCCATTGATGACTACGAATTTAATGATTGTTGTTCTTTTGTTAACGTATCTGGTGGGTTTTCGGACATAGAACATGCTAACGTATCTG GTGGCAGCAAATTCTTCGACTTCAGCTACATTAACTACTACGACGAAGACTGCCACGACTACGATCACAACTACGACGACGACTACGACGACGGCCACATCGACATTGAATACTTTGAAGCCTACGATGACCCCAACAACGACTGA
- the LOC132169496 gene encoding putative F-box/LRR-repeat protein 23, which translates to CRNILPHIGVCLSVDNCWFYFCHFLSWYFNSSSQLKRLGLVRCFSISDKGLSEVAAKLPLLEELAISYCSLSKEALEAVGRCCPLLKSLNFNIRWHMRNGDYDGEAVAIAENMSELRRLQLFGNKVTNEGLQAILDGCPHLESLDLRRCLNLTLAGDLGRRCAQQIKHLRLPHDSTDDYEFNDYCSVVDVSGGSVVSDDDYDYEEYGHVDIEYLEPYDHPDNQ; encoded by the exons TGTAGAAATATTCTTCCTCATATTGGTGTTTGCCTGTCTGTTGATAACTGctggttttatttttgtcatttccttTCTTGGTACTTTAACAGTTCAAGTCAGCTCAAACGCCTGGGACTTGTAAGATGCTTTAGTATTTCAGATAAGGGATTGAGTGAAGTGGCTGCAAAACTTCCATTACTAGAGGAGCTTGCCATTTCGTACTGTTCATTGTCAAAAGAAGCTCTGGAAGCTGTGGGCCGTTGTTGCCCTCTTTTGAAATCACTAAATTTCAACATCCGGTGGCACATGAGGAATGGAGATTATGATGGGGAGGCAGTTGCTATTGCAGAGAACATGAGTGAATTGCGCCGCCTCCAGCTTTTCGGAAATAAGGTGACTAATGAGGGTTTGCAGGCCATCCTTGATGGTTGTCCTCACCTTGAATCGCTTGACCTACGCCGATGTTTGAATCTCACTCTGGCAGGGGATTTGGGAAGAAGATGTGCTCAACAGATTAAACACTTGCGTCTTCCCCATGATTCCACTGATGACTATGAATTTAATGATTATTGTTCTGTTGTTGACGTATCTG GTGGCAGCGTTGTCTCCGACGACGACTACGACTACGAAGAATACGGCCACGTCGACATTGAATACCTTGAACCCTACGATCACCCCGACAACCAATGA
- the LOC132168841 gene encoding putative F-box/LRR-repeat protein 23, translated as MDSPPDPADEFRNWLELPRDVTASILLRLGAVEILTSAQRVCSPWRKLCKDPSMWRAVDMRNPDNKWEDYELELEWMCRDAVDRSCGQLIDINLENFGTDELLRHIADSSSQLKRLGLVRCFSISDKGLSGVAAKLPLLEELAISYCSLSKEALEAVGRCCPLLKSLNFNIRWHMRNGDYDGEAVAIAENMSELRRLQLFGNKVTNEGLQAILDGCPHLESLDLRRCLNLTLAGDLGRRCAQQIKHLRLPHDSTDDYEFNDYCSVVDVSGGSVVSDDDYDYEEYGHVDIEYFEAYDHPDNQ; from the exons ATGGACTCTCCTCCTGACCCGGCAGACGAGTTCCGCAACTGGCTGGAGCTGCCCCGGGACGTGACGGCGTCGATCCTGCTGAGACTGGGCGCCGTCGAGATCCTGACGAGCGCGCAGAGAGTGTGCTCGCCGTGGCGCAAACTCTGCAAGGACCCGTCGATGTGGCGTGCCGTCGACATGCGCAACCCCGACAACAAATGGGAGGACTACGAACTAGAACTAGAGTGGATGTGCCGCGACGCCGTCGATCGCAGCTGTGGGCAGTTGATCGATATCAACCTCGAGAACTTCGGCACCGACGAGCTCCTCAGGCACATTGCTGacag TTCAAGTCAGCTCAAACGCCTGGGACTTGTAAGATGCTTTAGTATTTCAGATAAGGGATTGAGTGGAGTGGCTGCAAAACTTCCATTACTAGAGGAGCTTGCCATTTCGTACTGTTCATTGTCAAAAGAAGCTCTGGAAGCTGTGGGCCGTTGTTGCCCTCTTTTGAAATCACTAAATTTCAACATCCGGTGGCACATGAGGAATGGAGATTATGATGGGGAGGCAGTTGCTATTGCAGAGAACATGAGTGAATTGCGCCGCCTCCAGCTTTTCGGAAATAAGGTGACTAATGAGGGTTTGCAGGCCATCCTTGATGGTTGTCCTCACCTTGAATCGCTTGACCTACGCCGATGTTTGAATCTCACTCTGGCAGGGGATTTGGGAAGAAGATGTGCTCAACAGATTAAACACTTGCGTCTTCCCCATGATTCCACTGATGACTATGAATTTAATGATTATTGTTCTGTTGTTGACGTATCTG GTGGCAGCGTTGTCTCCGACGACGACTACGACTACGAAGAATACGGCCACGTCGACATTGAATATTTTGAAGCCTACGATCACCCCGACAACCAATGA